The genomic stretch CAAAGAAAAACTGCAGTATGAATTGTACTATATTAAATATCTTTCCCCCGTGTTTGATCTGTTGATTATTATGGAAACCATTAAGGTGGTTCTTTTTGGCCGGGGTAGCCGTTAGAAATCAGCGAACAAGGTTAAAAAGGTTAAAGGTGCAAGGCTAAAGGCTAAAGGCTAAAGACCATTTTTCAAGGTAGCCTTAAGCGGTGGGTGTGATGCTGTTTCCCCTCTCAGAGTTATTACTTTCCTTGATGATGGAATTGACCAGCTGGTAAAACTCCAGGGCGGACTGGCTCTTGGTATTGGTCATGAATGCCGGGTTCATGCGGGCGACGCATTCTTCGATCTGGCTGTCATAGGGAATATTTCCCAGCAGGGTTACCTGGCCCAGGTTTAAATATTTCCGGCATACGGTTCTGATAATTTCCGAAGCCTTGCGGTCCTTATCTTTTTTAATCATATTGCTGATCAGGTAGAGGTGAAAATTGCTGATGATCTCTTTCAGTCGTTTTGCGTAGCCCTCGTCAACTTCAGCAAAAGCTTCAGCCAGTTCCTCCATGGTCGCAATTGGATCATTAAGATCCTGGCCTGTTGCCCGTTTAATTAATGGTTCCAGACGCAGATTGCGTTCAAATGCCCGGTTGATTGCCCGGTAGAGAGCACTTTTGATGAAGCCATAGCCGTTCTGCAGCGCCGTAGGCTGGGGGGTGATGACCGCAACCTTGTAGGTGCAGTAAAGAAAAAAATCCAGGGTGTTGTAGTCGGTTCCGGCCCCGAGGTCAAGGATCAG from Pseudomonadota bacterium encodes the following:
- a CDS encoding P-loop NTPase, whose protein sequence is MNVLQLSPDTKLKSPEEFNTRLWAVGGGKGGVGKSIISLNLAYWLAKLGHKVVLVDADLGGANLHTLLGMKFVQHTLSDYLSKKVDSLDKIAIETPVPGLRLICGASDIVGLANPKYAQKMKLMRAMSLLKADHLILDLGAGTDYNTLDFFLYCTYKVAVITPQPTALQNGYGFIKSALYRAINRAFERNLRLEPLIKRATGQDLNDPIATMEELAEAFAEVDEGYAKRLKEIISNFHLYLISNMIKKDKDRKASEIIRTVCRKYLNLGQVTLLGNIPYDSQIEECVARMNPAFMTNTKSQSALEFYQLVNSIIKESNNSERGNSITPTA